Part of the Candidatus Binataceae bacterium genome, AATCCTGATGCGGAACGCCGAGCAGCTCGGCGATAACTGCCAGTGGAATCTTCGACGAAATATCGATGACGAAATCGCATTCGGTGCGCCCCACCAGCTTGTCGAGGACCTCGCGCGTGACGCGCTCGATCTCGGGCTGAAGCTCGCGCACCGCGCGCGGTGTGAAGCGGCGGCTGACGATCGTGCGATAGTCGCCATGCTCAGGCGGATCCATGTTCAGCAGATGACGAAAGGGCGGCACCGGCTCTTCGTCGGAGGGCTGATCGGGAACGAAGACCAGCAGCCGCTTCGAGTTGATGAAGAGCTTCGGCTGCTTGGAGATCTGCACGATATCGGCGTGCTTGGTGATCGCCCAGAACGGATCGGTGTGCGGCCATTCGCACCAGAAGACCGGCTTGTGCCTGCGGAGATACGCCCACTCCGCGTGCGGGTACCCGTTCTTCGCGTAATGGTCGGGTCCGATGATGTTGATGTTGCTCGGTGAGAACTGATGCTCTTGGGTTTGCATTTACGGCTCGCTCCGGAAACCCGGATTGTCTGCCTGATTGTGCCTTGTCGTTGATCGCGAGGCGACGGCCTGTTGGCTAATTCTCAACGGTGATCGCCTGGCGCGGGCAGAGCCGCGCCGCGAGCTTGACCCGCTCCTGGTTGGCGCCGGACGGGTTCTGGATCAGCACTCGAGCCTTGTCGTCGTCACCAACCTCGAAAACTTCGGGCGCAGATTCCTGGCATCGCATGTTCCCTTCGCAAAGTTTCAAATCCACGATGACTTTCATCGAATGTCTCCTTGCCTCGGTCTCGATCGCGTTGCGATCACATCTGAATCGTCGGCACCTGAATCTTAGTTGACGCATTGCCGACTGCCTAGCGACGGTTCCACCCAGCCCGCGATTGCGCGCGATGAATCGAAAGCGCTAAACGATGACTCGCAGGAGGATCGACCCATGGCCAAGTTTGGAATCTCGATGTTTCCCACCGACTACGCGATCCAGCCCATCGAGCTCGCCGTCGCGGCCGAAGAGCGCGGCTTCGAGTCGATGTTCTTTCCCGAGCACACGCATATTCCGGCGTCGCGCAAGACGCCGTTCCCCGGCGGCACCGAGCTGCCGAAGGAATACTGGCATACGCATGATCCATTCGTGGCGCTGGGCGCCGCCGCAGCGGTGACGAAAAAGCTCCGGCTCGGCACGGGCGTATGCCTCGTTATCGAGCGCGATCCGATCACGCTCGCCAAGGAAGTCGCGTCGCTCGACCTGATCTCGGGCGGGCGCGTCGAGCTCGGAATTGGCGCCGGATGGAACGTCGAGGAGATGGAAAACCACGGCGCGCAGTTCAAGCGCCGTTGGAAAATCGTCAAGGAAAAAGTCCTCGCGATGCGCCAGATCTGGAGCAACGAAGCAGCCGAGTTCCACGGCGAGTTCGTCAACTTCGATCCCATCTGGTCGTATCCCAAGCCAGTGCAGGCAGGCGGGCCGCCGGTCCTGCTCGGCTCGCAATCGCCGAAATCCTTCGAGCGCGTAGCCGAGTATTGCGATGGATGGATGCCGATCAACTTCCCGCGCGCTGATTTCTCCGCGAGTATCGCCAAGCTGCGCGAGGCCGAAAAGAAGGCCGGCACGAAGCACAAGTCGGTGTCGATGTTCGGCGTCGGTCCCAGCGAGGAGAGCCTCAAGAAGTTCCTCGACCTCGGGATGGAGCGGCTCATCTTCGCGCTGCCGCCTGCGCCGCGCGATACCGTGCTGCCGATGCTCGACAATTACGCGAAACTGATGGCCAAGTATCACTAAGCGGCGGAATCGGTAGAAAAGTTGCGCCGGAGCCTTGACTGCGAAGGAGGAGCCTTTTAGTCTAGCCAGCCGATAGGATGCTTTCGAAGAAGACCAAGTATGCGCTCAAGGCTATGATGGTACTGGCGAAGGAGTATGGGCAGGGGCCGGTGCTGATCTCGGACATCGCGCAGCGCGAGGGGATTCCGCGGAAATTCCTCGAACTCATCCTGCTCGAGCTCCGCAACCAGGGGGTTCTGCAGAGCAAGAAGGGCAAAGGGGGTGGATATTTCCTGGGCCGCCCGCCTCGGCAGATCAGCGTCGGGCAGATCGTACGGATTCTCGATGGTCCGCTTGCCCCGCTGCCCTGCGTGAGCAAGACCGCTTACATGCGGTGCCGCGAGTGCCGCGACGAGCGCACTTGCGGCATCAGGATGGTGATGAAAGAGGTGCGCGACGCGACCGCGAAAATTCTCGATTCGACAACGCTCGACGACATGCTGCATCGAGTCGAGATGGCGGTGACCGGCAAGGAATCGTTCGCCTATTCGATCTGAAAATTTTTTTGGAGCATTAGTCTACTAACTAAATAGACTCAATGGGGATGATGGAATGAAGCCAGAGCTGCGCATAGACCGAAGACCTGAATTCGATGCTCCCGGCGCGGACGAGATCCTGAGTCGCATCGCCAGCGCGATTCGCGGCGTGCGCTTTGGAGCCGTCGAGATCGTAATCCAGGATTCCCGGGTAGTTCAGATCGAACGCAAGGAAAAGTTTCGCTTCGATAAGCCGTCGCGCTTTTAGCGCGAGGTTTTTTGGCAGGAGCGCTGAACCGGGGAAGGATTCGGCGCCTGAGAGCCGTGATGCACAAACCGCGAGCTGGCCGGACATCCGGAGGTTCCAGAAGTATGAGGAGTCTCTTCGATGGCAAATCATTCGTTGCCACACCCGGCCGCTGCGACTGCGCGGCCCTTTCGCCAGATCATAACCGCTCTACTGCTGGCGATGATTTGCATGCTCTCGACGCGGGCCTGGGGGCAGTCCGCGGCGCCTGCGATCAACCTCTTCGTGAATCCGAAAACCAAGGTCGTCTATACCGAGGCAGGACCGGGACGCGTGCCGCTCGGTACCTTCGGCCAGATCAAGTCCGCGACCCAGATGGAGCGCGATATCGAGGCGAAGACGCAGGCTCAACTCGCTCAGCAGCAGCGCGCGCTCGCCCTGCAGTTCGAAGCGCAGCAGGAACAACAGCGCCAGTGGAACGCCGAAATCTCGAAAGAAGTTTCCGACATGTACCCGGCATGGCGCGATTTCGGCGACCGTTGGTACAAGAAAATTTCCGTCGGCACCCTGGTTTACGGCGACTGGTCGATGTACACGCATACCGGCTGGGGCCCGCAGTTCCTCGAGAACATCTACACGCCTGGTCCCGGCAACAACGAATGGAATTCGTTCGATATCACGCGTGCCTACCTCGATACGCGATTCGCGCCGAGCGAGGATCTGAGCCTGCGGCTTACGCCCGAGCTTTATAAGCAATTTGGCACTGCGCAGCCTGACAAGATCGGCCGTCTGAGCGCCGTTAACTCAAACCTCGACGGTTCCGAGGGCGTTCGAATCAAGTATGCATATCTCGATTACAAGACCTTTTTCAGAAAGGTTCTGAGATTCGAACCGGCCAAGGAAGATGTACTCACTTTCGGCATCCAGCAGAACCCATTTATCACCTGGGAAGAAAATCTCTGGGGCTACCGCTACGTCACACTTTCGCCATGGAACTATGCGGGCCTAAGCTCGGCGGCGATTGGACTGCGCCTCGGCGGACCGATCAAGTTCCACGAGAAGCAGTATATCGATTACGAAGTCGGCGCTTTCGACAACGGCACCTACAAGCAGTATGACGCCAGCAGCACGAAGCAGGTAATGGGCCGCGTTTCCGTGTATCCCTTCGGTGCAAAATCGCAGTTCCAGGGGCTGGGGCTCACCGGGTTCTATCAATACGCGTACCCCAATACCTATGCGCCCGATCGCACACTGGCGGCGACTTCGTCTGCGCCGCTGGCTTTCAATGCCGGCGCGAACGGACACATCGTCCGATCCGCGCTGACCGTTTCCTATCAGGGCGATAGCTGGCAGCTTGCCGCCCAGTACGACTGGGGTCATAACGCATTCAACGCGAGTAGCTATTTCAACGGCGCCGCTCCGGTTGACGCGTTCAGCTCGAGCTTCGTATCGCCGGCGCCCACATCTATATACGGGCCGTGGGCGAAGATGGTTGGGATCTTCCAGAATCCCAGCAACACCGTTCAGCAGGGCGTCGACCTGTTCGGTCACTGGGACATTCCGGAGACTCCGTTCGATCTGTTCGGTCTCTACAGCTGGTTTCAGCCCAACACCAAGGTCACCAAGAACCCGCTTGATTTCGAGCGATGGGTGGGTGGGATCGAATGGAAGGTTAACAAGAATCTGCGGATCGCACTGGATAGTCAGAATCTTCTCTACTATCACGGCCAGTTCACTGTGCCGGCCTCGGAACTCGCCAACTTCACTACCTTCACCAAGGCGAGTCCGCCGTTCAGTGTGAGTAATGCCGTTCCAACCGACGTTCACGCCTTCTACCTCAACCTCGAGTTCCGCTACTAACTCGGAACTATCAGGAACCGGAATCATCAATGCTTAAATCGAATCTGAAAAAGATACTCGCCGCCGCCCTTGCGGCGGCGGGTATTGTCATCGCAGGCCGCGCGTATGCGGCCTCGCAAACGCTGCTCAACGTTTCGTACGATCCGACTCGCGAGTTGTACCAGGAATACAGCGCCGCGTTTGCAAAATACTGGAAGACAAAAACCGGCAACGACGTATCCGTAAATCAATCGAACGGCGGTTCGGGCAAACAGGCGCGTGCCGTGATCGATGGCCTCGAGGCTGACGTTGTCACGCTCGGCCTCGCGTACGATATAGATGCGATCGCCGACAAGGCCCAACTGCTGCCGGCCGACTGGCAGAAGCGGCTGCCGAACGATAGTTGCCCGTACACCTCCACGATCGTGCTGCTGGTGCGCGTGGGCAACCCCAAGGGTATTCATGACTGGGACGACCTGACGAAGCCGGGCGTCTCGGTAATCACTCCGAATCCCAAAACCTCCGGTGGCGCGCGATGGAATTTCCTCGCCGCGTGGGGCTACGAGTTCAAGAAGAGCGGCGGTGACGATGCGAAGGCGCGCGCGTTCGTGACCGCGCTCTACAAAAACGTTCCCGTACTCGATTCCGGCGCGCGCGGTTCCACGACCACCTTCGTTGAGCGCGGCATCGGCGACGTGCTGATCGCATGGGAAAACGAAGCGTTGATGGCGGTGAAGGAGGTCGGCAAGGGCAGGTTCCAAATCGTGGTGCCATCGATAAGCGTGCTGGCCGAGCCTCCCGTTGCGTGGGTAGACAAAAACACCGATCGCCACGGCACCACTGAACTGGCAAAGGCGTACCTGCAATACCTATACACGCCCGAAGGCCAGGAAATAATCGCACACAATTTCTATCGCCCGCGCAACAAGGAAATCGCGGCGAAATACGCGAGCCAATTTCCGAATCTGCCGCTATTCAACATCGATGAGCAATTCGGCGGATGGACCACCACGCAGAACAAGTTCTTCGCCGACGGCGGAATCTTCGACCAGATCTATCAAGCAAATAAATAGCGACTCGATGAATACTGATCGTCAGCCCCGTCTTTTTATCCTCTCTGAACCCTCTCCTTATCCTAGGAGAGGGCAAAGGAGAGGTTACACGCTGGCGCCAAGCAAGCCTCGCGCGTTTCTCGTCAGCGTTAGTCCAGAAACCTCACGGCCCGGAGGAAACATAGGTGTTCTCGATGCGTTGCGCTCAACCTCTCCCTCACCCCCTCCTGGGATAAGGAGAGGCGACAGCAGCGCCGGGTTCGTGAGCGCCGTCCTCTCTCCGCTTTGGGAGAAGGGTTTTCATAGCTTCGAGTCTGCGTTCGACAAACCGGCCGGTCGATTGCGATGAAACGGCGCGACAGAGTATTGCCGGGGTTCGGGCTTACGCTCGGTTACACGATGCTCTATCTGAGTATCGTCGTACTCATCCCGATCTCGACAATCTTCTTCAAAGCCGCGTCGCTTAGCTGGATACAGTTCTGGACTGTCGTCCTCGCGCCCCGCGCGATAGCGGCTTATAAGCTCAGTTTCGGCGCCGCGCTCGCAGGCGGCCTAATCGATTCTGTCTTCGGATTCGTAGTGGCCTGGACGCTGGTGCGCTACGAATTTCCACTGAAGCGTTTGATCGACGTGATGGTCGATTTACCATTTGCGCTGCCGACCTCAGTCGCCGGCATCACATTGACCTCGCTCTATGCGAGTAACGGCTGGATCGGAGCCTGGCTCGAACCGCTCGGCGTCAAAGTCGCGTACACGCCATTGGGTATCGTCGTCGCTCTGACGTTCGTTGGTTTGCCATTCACTGTGCGCACGCTACAGCCGGTTCTGGAAGACCTCGATAAAGAATACGAAGAGGCAGCTGCAACGCTGGGCGCCAATCGCCTTCAGACTTTTCTCAAGGTGATTCTTCCGGCCCTCGTTCCCGCGCAACTGACGGGATTCGCGCTCGCATTCGCGCGCGAGCTCGGCGAATACGGTTCGGTCGTTTTCATCTCGGGCAACATGCCGTTCCGTACTGAGGTTGTGCCGCTTCTGATCATGAGCAAGCTCGAGCAATTCGACTATGCGGGTGCGACCGCGATCGCGGTCGTGATGCTGATAATTGCTTTCTCGATTCTGCTGCTGGTCAACGGCCTGCAGAAAATTGCCGGCCGGCGCCTGATGGTGACGTGATGGGGGACGAAAGCGAACTCTACGCCTTCAACTACTCCGGCTTTCCCGGGGCAGAGTCTGCGCCGACTCGACGCAGTGCGACTTCCGATCCGCTGGCGGTGCGCATTGCGCTGATCACGGTCGCCTTCCTGTTTCTTGGCCTCTTCCTGTTCCTCCCCGTGATCGCCGTATTCATCGAAGCGCTGCGCAAGGGAACAGGCGAATACTTCGCAGCAATCTCAAATGCCGAAACGCTGTCTGCAATCCGGCTGACGCTGATGACAGCGGCGATAGCGGTGCCGCTCAACGTGAGTTTCGGTCTTGCCGCGGCGTGGGCGATCACGCGATTCGAGTTTCGCGGCAAGCAGCTATTAGTCACTCTGATTGATATTCCATTTTCTGTTTCACCGGTTATTGCCGGAATGCTATTTGTGCTGCTGCTCGGAGTTCGCACCCCGATCGGAGCGTGGCTTTACGATCACGGTATCAAGACCATTTTCGCCGAGCCCGGGATTGTATTGGCAACTATATTTGTCACGTTTCCGCTCGCCGCGCGTCAACTGATTCCGATCATGCAGGCCGTCGGCAGCGAGGAGGAGCAGGCTGCGATCGTGCTCGGTGCCGGCGGATGGCAAAGCTTCTTACGCATCACGATTCCCAACGTCAAATGGGGCTTGCTCTATGGCCTCGTGCTTTGCAACGCGCGCGCGATGGGCGAGTTCGGCGCGGTCTCGGTCGTGTCTGGTCACGTGCGCGGTTACACCAACACGATGCCCTTATATGTCGAGATTCTCTACAACGACTATCAATTTGCCGCGGCGTTTGCGGTTTCTTCTCTATTGACCTTGCTCGCGATAGCAACCCTGGTCGCAAAGCGATGTCTGGAAGGCCGTGTCGCGCCGGTCAAGAAATTCGAACAGGACGTCCCGGAGAATAAAGCAGCCGCATGAGTATCGAACTGACTAATATCCGCAAAACCTTCGGCGACTACGTTGCGCTCGACAATATCAACTTAAACATCGAGAACGGAGAGCTGGTCGCGCTGTTGGGTCTGTCGGGCTCGGGCAAGACGACGCTGCTGAGGATTATAGCGGGACTCGAAACTCCCGATCGCGGCGAAGTGAGGTTTCATGGCGAAGACGCAACCAGCCTCGGCGTGCGCGAGCGGCACGTCGGCTTCGTCTTCCAGCACTACGCGCTTTTCCGTCACATGACGGTCTTCGAAAACGTCGCTTTTGGACTGCGCGTCAAGCGCCGCGCTGAACGGCCCGTCGAAGCCGAAATTTCGCGCCGCGTACATGATCTGCTGAAACTCGTCCAGCTCGATTTCCTCGGCGATCGTTATCCTTCGCAATTATCCGGTGGGCAGCGTCAGCGGGTCGCGCTCGCGCGCACGCTCGCAGTCGAACCGAAATTGCTATTGCTCGACGAGCCGTTCGGCGCCCTCGATGCAAAAGTGCGCCAGGAACTGCGGCGATGGCTGAAGCGGTTGCACGAGGAGATCGGGATCACCAGCGTCTTCGTAACTCACGACCAGGAAGAAGCACTCGAGCTCGCAAATCGGGTCGTGGTGATGAACAACGGAAAGATCGA contains:
- a CDS encoding ferredoxin yields the protein MKVIVDLKLCEGNMRCQESAPEVFEVGDDDKARVLIQNPSGANQERVKLAARLCPRQAITVEN
- a CDS encoding LLM class F420-dependent oxidoreductase; this translates as MAKFGISMFPTDYAIQPIELAVAAEERGFESMFFPEHTHIPASRKTPFPGGTELPKEYWHTHDPFVALGAAAAVTKKLRLGTGVCLVIERDPITLAKEVASLDLISGGRVELGIGAGWNVEEMENHGAQFKRRWKIVKEKVLAMRQIWSNEAAEFHGEFVNFDPIWSYPKPVQAGGPPVLLGSQSPKSFERVAEYCDGWMPINFPRADFSASIAKLREAEKKAGTKHKSVSMFGVGPSEESLKKFLDLGMERLIFALPPAPRDTVLPMLDNYAKLMAKYH
- a CDS encoding Rrf2 family transcriptional regulator, with protein sequence MLSKKTKYALKAMMVLAKEYGQGPVLISDIAQREGIPRKFLELILLELRNQGVLQSKKGKGGGYFLGRPPRQISVGQIVRILDGPLAPLPCVSKTAYMRCRECRDERTCGIRMVMKEVRDATAKILDSTTLDDMLHRVEMAVTGKESFAYSI
- a CDS encoding DUF2292 domain-containing protein; its protein translation is MKPELRIDRRPEFDAPGADEILSRIASAIRGVRFGAVEIVIQDSRVVQIERKEKFRFDKPSRF
- a CDS encoding sulfate ABC transporter substrate-binding protein, producing MLKSNLKKILAAALAAAGIVIAGRAYAASQTLLNVSYDPTRELYQEYSAAFAKYWKTKTGNDVSVNQSNGGSGKQARAVIDGLEADVVTLGLAYDIDAIADKAQLLPADWQKRLPNDSCPYTSTIVLLVRVGNPKGIHDWDDLTKPGVSVITPNPKTSGGARWNFLAAWGYEFKKSGGDDAKARAFVTALYKNVPVLDSGARGSTTTFVERGIGDVLIAWENEALMAVKEVGKGRFQIVVPSISVLAEPPVAWVDKNTDRHGTTELAKAYLQYLYTPEGQEIIAHNFYRPRNKEIAAKYASQFPNLPLFNIDEQFGGWTTTQNKFFADGGIFDQIYQANK
- the cysT gene encoding sulfate ABC transporter permease subunit CysT, with product MKRRDRVLPGFGLTLGYTMLYLSIVVLIPISTIFFKAASLSWIQFWTVVLAPRAIAAYKLSFGAALAGGLIDSVFGFVVAWTLVRYEFPLKRLIDVMVDLPFALPTSVAGITLTSLYASNGWIGAWLEPLGVKVAYTPLGIVVALTFVGLPFTVRTLQPVLEDLDKEYEEAAATLGANRLQTFLKVILPALVPAQLTGFALAFARELGEYGSVVFISGNMPFRTEVVPLLIMSKLEQFDYAGATAIAVVMLIIAFSILLLVNGLQKIAGRRLMVT
- the cysW gene encoding sulfate ABC transporter permease subunit CysW, whose translation is MGDESELYAFNYSGFPGAESAPTRRSATSDPLAVRIALITVAFLFLGLFLFLPVIAVFIEALRKGTGEYFAAISNAETLSAIRLTLMTAAIAVPLNVSFGLAAAWAITRFEFRGKQLLVTLIDIPFSVSPVIAGMLFVLLLGVRTPIGAWLYDHGIKTIFAEPGIVLATIFVTFPLAARQLIPIMQAVGSEEEQAAIVLGAGGWQSFLRITIPNVKWGLLYGLVLCNARAMGEFGAVSVVSGHVRGYTNTMPLYVEILYNDYQFAAAFAVSSLLTLLAIATLVAKRCLEGRVAPVKKFEQDVPENKAAA
- a CDS encoding sulfate/molybdate ABC transporter ATP-binding protein, which gives rise to MSIELTNIRKTFGDYVALDNINLNIENGELVALLGLSGSGKTTLLRIIAGLETPDRGEVRFHGEDATSLGVRERHVGFVFQHYALFRHMTVFENVAFGLRVKRRAERPVEAEISRRVHDLLKLVQLDFLGDRYPSQLSGGQRQRVALARTLAVEPKLLLLDEPFGALDAKVRQELRRWLKRLHEEIGITSVFVTHDQEEALELANRVVVMNNGKIEQIGTADEVYHRPANPFVHNFLGNVNLFRGRIENGRVYIGDTPVEIDRTGPRVEGATGTAVLALRPHLIEIIPRPNGRPSFPAIVTSINPAGPQVKVELVAEWGDSVQVDVGHERFEELALSPGARVFLRPKQEKLFVYQI